In Panicum virgatum strain AP13 chromosome 5K, P.virgatum_v5, whole genome shotgun sequence, the genomic window ACGGCGTCATCGTTGTTGGCGCAGCGGAAAGCCTTGGCCATTTCGGCGAGGTTCAGGCCCACGGAGAGGTCGCTGTCGCACAAGCGGCTTCGCTATTATAGTACTTCTAACGTTCGCTTCGCTATAATGACAGTCGAAACATTGGTACTTCGAAATACATGACATTATGACCATGTATTTTTCCATCTCACCCGTATTGCCCCCTCATCctttcatcatcttcatcatcggcCTGCTCAACCTGCTGGTGCAGAACCTCCTGCGCCTGTGGCTggcgggccggcgagcggcggcagcagccccACGTCGTTCCAGGTTCGCTGTAGCAGCTGTTCCACCCCCATGACGCGGGTGTCGACCAGGCCTTCATCGACGTGAGGGCGCCTAGGCCATCAGGAGCCACGGCCAGGGCACCAGGTCCTGCGGCCAGGGCGTCAACTGCTCCTGTGGCGAGCCCTCCAGGTCCTACGGCTAGGGCATCAGGTGCCGCCTCGTCTAGGGTTGCCAGCCCTCCATCGTCTGCAGCATAGAAGCCGGGAACGTGGAACGTGGCCACATTCTTCGTTCCATTTTCCTTGTTTCGGAACGGAAACGTTCCGATTCGGAGAACAATTTAGTGTAAAAATCCTTCATAAGTGTTATTCCTCGTTCCGAGAATGTTCCGGTTCTGGGAACAGGAACTTCTGGGAACAGGAACGAGAACATGGCTACTAAGGTCTGCAGGCAGCAGCTCTCCATCTATGGAGATAGATCGGCGAGGTGGGGGGAGGGAAGAAGAGGCGGCGAGAGTTTCTGTCGCGCGAGAAACGtcgggaggcggcgcggcagagGAAATGACGGGCGAATCGATCGACAAGGGCAAGATCGATCGGCAGATGAAAGGGCAATACGGGTAAGATGGAAAAATACATGTATTTAGAATTATAAAATGAATTAAAATGACCATAATGTCATGTATTTCGAAGTGCCAATGTTTCGGGTGTCATTATAGCGAAGCGAACGAGTCCTATAATAACAAAGCTACTTGTTTGGAATCCTATAATAGCAATTTTCTCTCCCTGGACTCACTTGAAGGATAAACTGGTGACTTGGCTCAGTCCCGCGACACTGACGCTCCACCAGATAACATGGGATGATCCTGCCTCCTTGCTACAGAAAGATTGTGGCATATGAAGCATGCGGCCGACTCCCTGTTGTTTTGATTTGTTACTTTTGTCCAACGGATGCTTTTGTCTCCATTTATTTAGGCAGTGCATCCAGTCAGAAATCTGATAGACTTGAACAGAAGATTGAGTGTAGGTCGCCGGTGCTTTGGCTACTTCCATCCAGCCATACCAGGTCAGATTGACTGTTGCTTGCTAATTGTGGCTTTCTGCACTTCTAGAGTATTACTGCTTACTGTTGATGCTGCAGCCTGGCCAGTTGTTGGAGGGCAGGAACCAACCGATTCATTGCATTGGTCCTGCTCTTAGTCTTCGTCTGCTC contains:
- the LOC120709241 gene encoding uncharacterized protein LOC120709241 — its product is MFRFWEQELLGTGTRTWLLRSAGSSSPSMEIDRRGGGREEEAARVSVARETSGGGAAEEMTGESIDKGKIDRQMKGQYGQQRPSDDLVKFAHSMDLKFRRVYWDMSRQFIYSLVCLLSSRQVKLNARASAPSLSFPYGREIGHSLDPRLWS